In one Saccharibacillus brassicae genomic region, the following are encoded:
- a CDS encoding amino acid ABC transporter ATP-binding protein, giving the protein MLEIRNLHKSFGTLDVLKGVDLSLEKGKVLVIIGPSGSGKTTLLRCLNLLEMPSAGSLKLGDSVLEFGTGRKPGKAEILKLRQSTGMVFQSYNLFPHKTAIENVMEAQIIVQKKDKAAARKRSAELLAKVGLSGKEDSYPHQLSGGQQQRVGIARALATDPQVMLFDEPTSALDPELVGEVLKVMKQLAAEGMTMVVVTHEMKFAAEAADTVVLMDDGIVLEQGRPDQVLRNPSSERAAQFLNVLIEKES; this is encoded by the coding sequence ATGCTTGAAATTCGCAATTTGCATAAATCGTTCGGAACGCTCGACGTGCTTAAGGGCGTAGACCTGTCGCTGGAAAAAGGCAAGGTGCTCGTCATTATCGGCCCGTCCGGCTCCGGCAAGACGACGCTGCTGCGCTGCCTGAACCTGCTGGAGATGCCGAGCGCCGGTTCGTTGAAGCTGGGCGATTCGGTCCTCGAATTCGGCACCGGGCGCAAACCGGGCAAGGCGGAGATACTCAAGCTGCGCCAAAGCACCGGCATGGTGTTCCAGTCGTACAATCTGTTCCCGCACAAGACGGCGATCGAGAACGTGATGGAAGCGCAGATTATCGTCCAAAAGAAAGACAAGGCGGCCGCGCGCAAACGTTCCGCCGAGCTGCTGGCCAAAGTCGGTCTGAGCGGCAAGGAAGATTCGTATCCGCACCAGCTGTCGGGCGGGCAGCAGCAGCGCGTCGGCATCGCCCGGGCGCTTGCGACCGATCCGCAGGTGATGCTGTTCGACGAACCGACTTCCGCGCTCGATCCCGAACTCGTCGGCGAAGTGCTGAAAGTCATGAAGCAGCTGGCCGCCGAAGGCATGACGATGGTCGTCGTGACGCACGAGATGAAGTTTGCCGCCGAAGCCGCCGACACGGTCGTGCTGATGGACGACGGCATCGTGCTCGAACAGGGACGTCCGGATCAGGTGCTCCGCAACCCGTCCAGCGAGCGCGCCGCGCAGTTCCTGAACGTGCTGATCGAAAAAGAAAGCTGA
- a CDS encoding sensor histidine kinase, with translation MPRANLFAKMMLILTLMWIPVALLYGYSNKTTTDVLRQELGESNRNQLAFFQSQVNTNIEMLASWPNLLIHDPDIESFRKLYTNGGYFNLDEINLVKRIQNKLSIQESSSNWKSRLHLYSPSLRRVVSENDARAYDPTALQAQIKPGWQVNRATDGSEDIFRFSWFTVAPYGIDDPALEAETIVELEFDSRNIQNMLDKFKTDGRHDPFYYRGDMGTIYNRTSDRDLTGRMMQKLNVSPLPESDNLTVRIDGEPYMVSIVLSKETGWYLIDYMPMADMLEPIRKSNLLFYSSILMLLVMGSVAAYLLYVQVQIPIRQLIRGFQSLQQEDYSVRIKPKGRNEFSFLSERFNQMVDQIQNLFEHVYLEQLHVKEARLKQLQSQINPHFFYNCLSFVTSMAKLGRMDAVVAMSHSLSRYYRYTTRQERELVPLREEAEFVRHYLEIQKMRMNRLDYVIDLPETLLDLYVPPLMLQPLVENAVIHGIEPHAEAGLIRITGELNDDGDVILRVEDNGGGLEAGEREQLERRLIEPMGEETGCGLWNVNQRLQLRGGREAGVRTERSPIGGLSVSLVWNENTLGKTDEADTLRRRSG, from the coding sequence ATGCCCCGCGCCAATCTTTTTGCGAAAATGATGCTTATTCTGACCTTGATGTGGATTCCGGTCGCGCTGCTCTACGGTTACTCCAACAAGACGACGACAGACGTGCTGAGGCAGGAACTCGGCGAATCGAACCGGAATCAGCTGGCCTTTTTCCAGAGTCAGGTCAATACCAATATCGAGATGCTCGCTTCCTGGCCGAATCTGCTTATTCACGATCCGGACATCGAGAGCTTCCGCAAGCTGTATACGAACGGCGGTTATTTTAATCTGGACGAGATCAATCTGGTCAAGCGGATTCAGAACAAGCTGAGCATTCAGGAAAGTTCGTCGAACTGGAAAAGCCGGCTGCATCTGTATTCGCCTTCGCTGCGCCGCGTAGTGTCCGAGAACGATGCCCGCGCCTACGATCCGACCGCCCTGCAGGCGCAGATCAAGCCGGGCTGGCAGGTGAACCGGGCGACAGACGGCAGCGAAGACATTTTCCGCTTCTCGTGGTTTACGGTCGCCCCTTACGGGATCGACGATCCGGCTCTCGAAGCGGAAACGATCGTGGAACTCGAATTCGACAGCCGCAATATCCAGAACATGCTCGACAAGTTCAAGACCGACGGCCGCCACGATCCTTTTTATTACCGGGGCGATATGGGAACGATCTACAACCGGACGTCGGATCGCGATCTGACCGGCCGGATGATGCAGAAGCTGAACGTATCGCCGCTGCCCGAAAGCGACAATCTCACGGTGCGGATCGACGGCGAGCCGTATATGGTCAGCATCGTGCTGTCCAAGGAGACGGGCTGGTACCTGATCGACTATATGCCGATGGCCGACATGCTGGAGCCGATCCGCAAATCGAATCTGCTGTTCTACTCGTCGATCCTGATGCTGCTCGTGATGGGTTCGGTCGCGGCGTATCTGCTCTACGTGCAGGTGCAGATCCCGATCCGCCAGCTGATCCGGGGCTTCCAGAGCCTGCAGCAGGAAGATTATTCGGTCCGGATCAAGCCCAAAGGACGCAACGAGTTCAGCTTCCTGTCGGAGCGCTTCAACCAGATGGTCGACCAGATCCAGAATTTGTTCGAGCACGTCTATCTGGAGCAGCTGCACGTCAAGGAAGCACGGCTCAAGCAGCTGCAATCGCAGATCAATCCGCATTTCTTCTATAACTGCCTGTCGTTCGTGACGAGCATGGCGAAGCTTGGCCGGATGGATGCGGTCGTGGCGATGTCGCACAGCCTGTCGCGGTATTACCGCTACACGACCCGGCAGGAACGGGAATTGGTCCCGCTGCGCGAAGAAGCGGAGTTCGTGCGGCATTATCTGGAGATCCAGAAGATGCGCATGAACCGGCTGGATTACGTCATCGACCTGCCGGAGACGCTGCTCGATCTGTACGTGCCGCCGCTCATGCTCCAGCCGCTCGTCGAAAATGCGGTCATTCACGGTATCGAGCCGCATGCGGAAGCCGGGCTGATCCGGATTACGGGCGAGCTGAACGACGACGGAGACGTGATTCTGCGCGTCGAAGACAACGGCGGCGGACTTGAAGCCGGCGAACGGGAGCAGTTGGAACGGCGCCTGATCGAACCGATGGGCGAAGAGACGGGCTGCGGCTTATGGAACGTCAATCAGCGGCTACAGCTGCGCGGCGGCCGGGAAGCCGGCGTCCG
- a CDS encoding amino acid ABC transporter permease codes for MDERKIQILIDSLWPMIKAGLQFTIPLTLISFALGLVLAIAVALVRLWKIPVLSQIAGIYVWIIRGTPLLVQLFIIFYGLPSIGVEFDPFPAAVIGFTLNMGAYNSEIVRAAIQSISNGQWEAASSLGMTRGQALRRIILPQAARVSVPPLSNSFISLVKDTSLAYTITVIEMFQVAKQIEATTYEPLLIYCEVAALYLVLCTILNALQNVMEKRLARFSAP; via the coding sequence ATGGACGAACGTAAAATTCAGATTTTGATCGACTCGCTGTGGCCGATGATCAAAGCCGGCCTGCAGTTTACGATCCCGCTGACGCTCATCTCGTTCGCGCTGGGATTGGTGCTGGCGATCGCCGTCGCTTTGGTGCGGCTGTGGAAGATCCCGGTATTGAGCCAGATTGCCGGCATCTATGTATGGATTATCCGGGGGACGCCGCTGCTCGTGCAGCTGTTCATCATTTTCTACGGACTGCCGAGCATCGGGGTCGAATTCGATCCGTTCCCGGCCGCGGTCATCGGCTTCACGCTCAATATGGGCGCCTACAACTCCGAGATCGTGCGCGCCGCGATCCAGTCGATCTCGAACGGACAGTGGGAAGCGGCTTCTTCGCTCGGCATGACGCGCGGACAGGCGCTGCGGCGCATCATCCTGCCGCAGGCCGCCCGCGTTTCGGTGCCGCCGCTGTCGAACTCTTTTATCAGCCTGGTCAAGGACACGTCGCTCGCCTACACGATCACCGTGATCGAAATGTTCCAGGTAGCCAAACAAATCGAGGCCACTACCTACGAACCTTTGCTTATCTACTGCGAAGTTGCCGCCTTGTACCTCGTTCTCTGCACGATTCTCAATGCGCTGCAGAACGTGATGGAGAAGCGGCTGGCCCGTTTCTCGGCCCCTTAA
- a CDS encoding methyl-accepting chemotaxis protein, with product MKKTFRLTFFAKNMLMIALGTLLVGGMLTGITVKLQQNMALDNLRGQYVGVANYIKAQLGTELVAQAIVNPGPDNAAGQKLTPLLDQVSELNSNIAQVYVYGADLENGSESIIALPNSLIDADMVQGTRYDNPAEFQAAMETAINDKKPASTGIFTDIYGNWVTVVQPITDDAGKVIAVMGLDINAASVAANTGDILRASLLALALCFLVVLAIQFFAMRRMMQPIRELFGAIGQMNAGDLNVQLRTDRKDDFGDLNRKFSEMAGELKTIIAGVQSRAQQAAKSSSALKNEVEQNMRIQGGVLESAERMSLGARTQESSAEETSRVMEEMSRAIQEIAQTAYQVSDAASDMKTEAGTGGESIERVGEQMSAISASVGRSAARIRQLQERSREIEGIAGLISGIASQTNLLALNAAIEAARAGEHGRGFAVVAEEVRKLADQSATSAGQISGILGLMIKETDEAVVLMEEGLHEVQTGIELSQRTGEAFSRIEAAIGGVSTQTEDMSAVTEQMSASSEEVSASVAELAGIAKESAGSSMEVTQASQLQRESLGSVSASSEELNQMALELNELIAKFKI from the coding sequence ATGAAAAAGACATTCAGGCTTACGTTTTTTGCGAAAAACATGCTGATGATTGCGCTGGGAACGTTGTTGGTCGGCGGAATGCTGACAGGAATTACCGTAAAATTGCAGCAAAACATGGCACTCGACAATCTTCGCGGCCAGTATGTCGGCGTCGCGAATTACATCAAAGCGCAGCTTGGCACGGAATTGGTCGCCCAGGCGATCGTGAATCCGGGACCGGATAACGCAGCAGGTCAAAAGCTTACTCCGCTGCTCGATCAAGTGTCGGAACTCAATTCCAACATCGCGCAGGTCTATGTCTACGGCGCCGATCTGGAGAACGGATCCGAGAGTATTATCGCCCTGCCGAACAGTCTGATCGACGCGGACATGGTGCAGGGGACGCGGTACGACAACCCGGCCGAATTCCAGGCGGCCATGGAGACCGCCATCAACGACAAAAAGCCGGCCAGCACCGGCATTTTCACGGACATCTATGGCAACTGGGTAACTGTAGTGCAGCCGATCACGGACGATGCCGGCAAAGTTATCGCCGTCATGGGACTGGATATCAACGCAGCCAGCGTTGCCGCCAACACGGGCGACATTTTGCGCGCGTCGCTGCTGGCGCTGGCTCTCTGCTTCCTCGTCGTCCTGGCGATCCAGTTCTTCGCAATGCGCCGCATGATGCAGCCGATCCGCGAACTGTTCGGAGCGATCGGCCAGATGAACGCCGGCGATCTGAACGTGCAGCTGCGCACCGATCGCAAAGACGATTTCGGCGATCTGAACCGCAAGTTCTCCGAAATGGCGGGCGAACTCAAGACGATCATCGCCGGCGTGCAGAGCCGTGCGCAGCAGGCCGCGAAGTCGTCTTCCGCTCTCAAGAACGAAGTCGAACAGAATATGCGCATCCAGGGCGGCGTGCTGGAGAGTGCGGAACGGATGAGCCTCGGCGCCCGGACACAGGAAAGCTCGGCCGAAGAAACGTCGAGAGTCATGGAAGAAATGTCGCGCGCGATTCAGGAAATCGCCCAGACCGCTTACCAGGTATCCGACGCGGCTTCCGATATGAAAACGGAAGCCGGAACCGGCGGCGAATCGATCGAACGCGTCGGCGAGCAGATGTCGGCGATCAGCGCTTCCGTCGGCCGCTCCGCGGCCCGGATTCGCCAGCTGCAGGAGCGTTCGCGCGAGATCGAAGGCATCGCCGGACTGATCTCGGGTATCGCTTCGCAGACGAACCTGCTGGCGCTGAACGCCGCGATCGAAGCGGCGAGAGCCGGCGAGCACGGCCGCGGCTTCGCCGTCGTGGCGGAAGAAGTGCGCAAGCTGGCGGACCAATCGGCGACGTCGGCCGGCCAAATCTCCGGCATTCTCGGCCTGATGATCAAGGAGACCGACGAAGCGGTCGTGCTGATGGAAGAAGGGCTGCACGAAGTGCAGACCGGCATCGAGCTGTCGCAGCGCACAGGCGAAGCATTCAGCCGGATCGAAGCGGCGATCGGCGGCGTCTCGACGCAGACGGAAGACATGTCGGCCGTGACGGAGCAGATGTCGGCAAGCTCGGAAGAAGTGTCCGCATCGGTCGCGGAACTTGCCGGCATTGCCAAAGAATCGGCCGGCAGCTCGATGGAAGTGACGCAGGCTTCGCAGCTGCAGCGCGAATCGCTGGGCAGCGTATCCGCTTCGTCGGAAGAGCTGAACCAGATGGCGCTGGAACTGAACGAACTGATTGCCAAGTTCAAGATTTGA